The following proteins come from a genomic window of Pyxidicoccus sp. MSG2:
- a CDS encoding ROK family protein encodes MDEATSVGVEAKKGPVVDTSRAWGGIDLGGTKIEAVVIDTAGAVLGRARHATPGDGSVEDVVQAMYGALVDATRAAGTTPQQLAGVGVGAPGAVDANEGTLRHVSNVGRGWTEPYPVAADLGELVGSRVVLGNDVQVAVAAEYRLGAGRPYRSVLGVWWGTGVGGGLVLDGVPWRGRGAAGEIGHVVVKPGGARCGCGRRGCMEAYAGRAAMERRARKAERQGEKTVLFDLMRKKGRPRLTSSIWDKALAEEDGLATWLIDRAVRMLGAGLASAINLLDVEAVILGGGLGTRLGPVYAGRIRDAMRPHIFVPERQPPVLVVELGELSGAIGAALLSQPPMK; translated from the coding sequence ATGGACGAGGCGACCTCGGTGGGCGTCGAGGCGAAGAAGGGGCCGGTCGTCGATACGTCGAGAGCCTGGGGAGGCATCGACCTGGGCGGGACGAAGATAGAGGCCGTGGTCATCGACACGGCGGGCGCCGTCCTCGGCCGGGCCCGGCACGCGACGCCGGGGGACGGCAGCGTGGAGGACGTGGTGCAGGCGATGTACGGCGCGCTGGTGGACGCGACGCGCGCGGCGGGCACCACCCCGCAGCAGCTCGCGGGCGTGGGCGTGGGCGCGCCCGGCGCGGTGGACGCCAATGAGGGCACGCTGAGGCACGTCAGCAACGTGGGCAGGGGTTGGACGGAGCCGTACCCCGTGGCCGCCGACCTGGGAGAGCTGGTGGGGAGCCGGGTGGTGCTCGGCAATGACGTGCAGGTGGCCGTGGCGGCGGAGTACCGCCTGGGCGCGGGCCGGCCGTACCGCTCGGTGCTGGGCGTGTGGTGGGGCACGGGCGTGGGCGGCGGGCTGGTGCTGGATGGCGTCCCCTGGCGGGGCCGCGGAGCGGCGGGAGAGATTGGCCACGTGGTGGTGAAGCCGGGAGGCGCGCGGTGCGGCTGTGGCCGGCGCGGCTGCATGGAGGCCTACGCGGGCCGCGCCGCCATGGAGCGCAGGGCGCGCAAGGCCGAGCGCCAGGGCGAGAAGACGGTGCTCTTCGACCTGATGCGCAAGAAGGGACGCCCGCGCCTGACGAGCAGCATCTGGGACAAGGCGCTCGCGGAGGAGGACGGGCTGGCGACGTGGCTCATCGACCGGGCCGTGCGGATGCTCGGCGCGGGCCTGGCTTCCGCCATCAACCTGCTGGACGTGGAGGCCGTCATCCTCGGCGGAGGGCTGGGCACGCGACTGGGGCCCGTCTATGCCGGACGCATCCGCGACGCCATGCGCCCGCACATCTTCGTCCCCGAGCGGCAACCTCCGGTGCTGGTGGTCGAGCTGGGCGAGCTGTCCGGGGCCATTGGCGCCGCGCTGCTTTCCCAGCCTCCGATGAAGTGA
- a CDS encoding glycosyltransferase family 2 protein: MKKVDLVISIVNHSNPELLHDCLRTLYATTRDITFEVWIVDNATDGRGVEAMRRDFPQVRWLFNTERKGFSANHNQVLRAARGRYICIFNDDTIVHDGAFDALVRFMDEHPRVGMAGARLLNADGTIQNCTFRPMSLSGQLFDLVFLPRPLHFLKRMEIDPAQYGHEEARVNWVLGACIVVREETLAQVGLLDEAMSPLGNTEDTDWCVRAWKAGWEVAFCPEAVITHLASRSFRPSATGPDKVRIELWRTRLAYFRKHHGRLHEVAMRAILVGTLPYNAAVLTQTLLRGRTNLTEYRRQLSTFLRISEMGLRARV; encoded by the coding sequence ATGAAGAAGGTCGACCTGGTCATCTCCATCGTCAACCACTCCAATCCGGAGTTGCTGCACGACTGCCTGCGCACGCTCTACGCGACGACGCGCGACATCACCTTCGAGGTGTGGATCGTCGACAACGCCACCGACGGGCGCGGCGTGGAGGCCATGCGGCGCGACTTTCCGCAGGTGCGCTGGCTCTTCAACACCGAGCGCAAGGGCTTCTCCGCCAACCACAACCAGGTGCTGCGCGCCGCGCGAGGCCGCTACATCTGCATCTTCAACGACGACACCATCGTCCACGATGGGGCCTTCGACGCGCTGGTGCGCTTCATGGACGAGCACCCGCGCGTGGGTATGGCGGGCGCGCGGCTGCTCAATGCGGACGGCACCATCCAGAACTGCACCTTCCGGCCCATGTCGCTGTCCGGGCAGCTCTTCGACCTCGTCTTCCTGCCGCGCCCGCTGCACTTCCTGAAGCGGATGGAAATCGACCCGGCGCAGTACGGGCACGAGGAGGCCCGGGTCAACTGGGTGCTCGGCGCCTGCATCGTGGTGCGCGAGGAGACGCTGGCCCAGGTGGGCCTGCTGGACGAGGCGATGTCCCCGCTGGGCAACACCGAGGACACCGACTGGTGCGTGCGGGCGTGGAAGGCGGGTTGGGAGGTGGCCTTCTGTCCGGAGGCGGTGATTACGCACCTGGCGAGCCGCTCGTTCCGGCCGTCCGCGACGGGGCCGGACAAGGTGCGCATCGAGCTGTGGCGCACGCGGCTGGCGTACTTCCGCAAGCACCACGGCCGGCTGCACGAGGTGGCGATGCGGGCCATCCTGGTGGGCACGCTGCCGTACAACGCGGCGGTGCTGACGCAGACGCTGCTGCGCGGGCGCACCAACCTGACGGAGTACCGCCGGCAGCTCTCCACCTTCCTGCGCATCTCCGAGATGGGCCTGCGCGCCCGGGTGTGA
- a CDS encoding class I SAM-dependent methyltransferase yields MLPGGNLFQFLKREVLVGEHEVLHRTLKEALVGTCDSVLDIGCGSRSPLHSFSNQIPHTVGIDGHATSIERSRAAGIHREYHQMELMDAGRRFGPKSFDAVVALDVIEHFEKPDGFRLLEMMESMARKRVIIFTPNGFLPQDEWDSNVHQVHRSGWEVYDFELRGYRVTGMSGWKPLRGDYALPTIRPFRLGSRLSILTEPFATRFPQYAFQLLAIRDMEAS; encoded by the coding sequence ATGCTCCCTGGCGGCAATCTCTTCCAGTTCCTGAAGCGCGAGGTGCTCGTCGGCGAGCACGAGGTCCTCCACCGTACGCTGAAGGAGGCGTTGGTGGGCACGTGCGACAGCGTGCTGGACATCGGCTGTGGTTCGCGCTCGCCACTGCACAGCTTCTCGAACCAGATTCCCCACACGGTGGGCATCGACGGCCACGCGACGAGCATCGAGCGCAGCCGCGCCGCGGGCATCCACCGCGAATACCACCAGATGGAGTTGATGGACGCGGGCCGCCGCTTCGGGCCCAAGAGCTTCGACGCCGTCGTCGCGCTGGACGTCATCGAGCACTTCGAGAAGCCGGACGGCTTCCGGCTGCTGGAGATGATGGAGTCGATGGCCCGCAAGCGCGTCATCATCTTCACGCCCAACGGCTTCCTCCCGCAGGACGAGTGGGACAGCAACGTGCACCAGGTGCACCGCTCCGGCTGGGAGGTCTACGACTTCGAGCTGCGCGGCTACCGCGTCACCGGCATGAGCGGGTGGAAGCCGCTGCGGGGCGACTACGCGCTGCCGACCATCCGTCCCTTCCGACTGGGCAGCCGCCTGTCCATCCTCACCGAGCCCTTCGCCACGCGCTTCCCGCAGTACGCCTTCCAATTGCTCGCCATCCGCGACATGGAGGCGTCCTAG
- a CDS encoding LTA synthase family protein — translation MTRRPHSPDAFFFAKKPRSVFWPCVAVILAAAGLVAATELAIAAFSPAGLQGIHERNPWSMAISVGVITAVAGLLWTATNRLGVALALVGAGLLFTSSLHIRKLQLIGRPLLPWDFLEWRQVTSLAPTLLPGAGTFLAILAGLLVLAALVAGVRAVRRGRPRFPLPGLARGGLAVASLVYLLAITFYAHVPLLPKAFMRFGVMHQVWDQRSNFQINGLPLMMLWNWEGLRLEPGGAYSADGVRTALGRDAEPPAATPPEPVDVIIYMAESLWDPTQLGVRLSTDPLPFLRGLMASHSSGHLISPTFGGGTANAEFELLTGMSASFAPDGSFPYQHYVMKPVEALPSLFREAGYRTAAIHPFHAWYWSRDVVYPLLGFDEFQSLTDFADAKLEGPWVSDEAVVDHILAQLSDEHRSRFIMAITMSTHGPYSLPLTGGEEVQVLGELSPDNTLLLTNYAHKLRQTDRALERLVRALEARPRKTLLVVFGDHLPMLGPNYALYRETGFLKEPWTDAQRERMAEVPVLLWSNFTLPKQDVHLSMGQLAPRILEAAGMKPHGFFAFLEGLSRAVPVVRGDLLKSAAGEYLPLTERDAVSPAPGSSAEWLRRYRLLTYDRLVGERFSVAPAAHGEQLAGGK, via the coding sequence TTGACCCGCCGTCCACACAGTCCTGACGCGTTCTTCTTCGCGAAGAAGCCGCGGTCCGTCTTCTGGCCCTGCGTTGCCGTCATCCTGGCCGCCGCCGGACTCGTGGCCGCGACGGAGCTGGCCATCGCGGCGTTCTCCCCCGCGGGCCTCCAGGGCATCCACGAGCGCAACCCGTGGTCGATGGCCATCAGCGTGGGCGTCATCACCGCCGTGGCGGGCCTGCTGTGGACGGCGACGAACCGGCTCGGCGTCGCGCTGGCCCTGGTGGGCGCGGGACTCCTCTTCACCTCCTCGCTCCACATCCGGAAGCTCCAGCTCATCGGCCGGCCGCTGCTGCCGTGGGACTTCCTCGAGTGGCGGCAGGTGACGTCGCTCGCGCCCACGCTCCTGCCGGGCGCCGGGACGTTCCTCGCCATCCTCGCCGGACTGCTCGTGCTGGCCGCTCTCGTGGCCGGGGTGCGCGCGGTGCGGCGCGGCCGGCCCCGCTTCCCGCTGCCGGGGCTCGCGCGCGGGGGCCTCGCCGTGGCGTCGCTGGTGTACCTGCTCGCCATCACCTTCTACGCGCACGTGCCACTGCTGCCGAAGGCGTTCATGCGCTTCGGCGTCATGCACCAGGTGTGGGACCAGCGCTCCAACTTCCAGATCAACGGGCTGCCGCTCATGATGCTCTGGAACTGGGAGGGCCTGCGCCTGGAGCCGGGCGGCGCGTACTCGGCGGACGGCGTGCGCACGGCCCTGGGCCGTGACGCGGAGCCCCCCGCCGCCACGCCCCCGGAGCCGGTGGACGTCATCATCTACATGGCCGAGTCGCTCTGGGACCCGACGCAGCTCGGTGTGCGCCTGAGCACGGACCCGCTGCCCTTCCTGCGCGGCCTCATGGCCTCGCACAGCTCGGGACACCTCATCAGCCCGACGTTCGGTGGAGGCACGGCCAACGCGGAGTTCGAGCTGCTGACGGGCATGTCGGCGTCGTTCGCCCCCGACGGCTCCTTCCCCTACCAGCACTATGTAATGAAGCCCGTGGAGGCGCTGCCCTCGCTGTTCCGCGAGGCGGGCTACCGCACGGCCGCCATCCATCCCTTCCATGCCTGGTACTGGAGCCGCGACGTGGTGTACCCGCTGCTCGGCTTCGACGAGTTCCAGTCCCTCACCGACTTCGCGGACGCGAAGCTGGAGGGGCCCTGGGTGTCGGACGAGGCCGTCGTGGACCACATCCTGGCGCAGCTCTCGGACGAGCACCGGTCGCGGTTCATCATGGCCATCACCATGTCGACGCATGGCCCCTACAGCCTCCCGCTCACTGGCGGAGAGGAGGTGCAGGTGCTGGGGGAGTTGTCGCCCGACAACACGCTCCTGCTGACGAACTACGCGCACAAGCTTCGCCAGACGGACCGCGCCCTGGAGCGGCTGGTGCGGGCGCTGGAGGCGAGGCCGCGCAAGACGCTGCTGGTCGTCTTCGGCGACCACCTGCCCATGCTCGGGCCCAACTACGCCCTCTACCGGGAGACGGGGTTCCTGAAGGAGCCGTGGACGGACGCCCAGCGCGAGCGCATGGCCGAGGTGCCGGTGCTCCTCTGGTCGAACTTCACGCTGCCGAAGCAGGACGTGCACCTGAGCATGGGGCAGCTCGCGCCGCGCATTCTCGAAGCGGCCGGGATGAAGCCCCACGGCTTCTTCGCCTTCCTGGAAGGGCTGTCCCGCGCCGTTCCGGTGGTGCGGGGCGACCTGCTCAAGAGCGCGGCGGGTGAGTACCTGCCGCTGACGGAGCGCGACGCCGTGTCACCGGCACCGGGCTCGTCCGCCGAGTGGCTGCGACGCTACCGCCTGCTCACGTATGACCGGCTGGTGGGTGAGCGCTTCAGCGTGGCCCCGGCAGCGCATGGGGAGCAGCTGGCCGGCGGGAAGTAG
- a CDS encoding acyltransferase family protein, with translation MSPSSRPTLQACLEGRRNNLDFLRFAAAAGVILSHAFPLGEGRGTVEPLDVFTRGQLSLGRLCVAVFLVISGVLITRSWERTPDLARFTWARVLRIFPGLGVMLVLTTLVLGPAFTTLPLRDYFTAADTHLYWLRNFTLAFPQWNLPGVFETNVYSNAVNGSLWTLKYEVGFYLLTLALGLAGLLRKGMVAFGWVGAAVAPFVTGRLGFWPELYLYFGGGVALYLWRDKVRMSPWLALACTAGWLVLARLGYGRIGSGLFGAYVVLYLAYLPAGALAGFGRWGDFSYGVYVYAFPVQQAVSALYGASMPWWLNAAVSLPVVVALSALSWHLVEKPALKLKDRPPALLQRLQLGGSRRLAELQAAAPRSPGSH, from the coding sequence ATGTCCCCTTCCTCCCGACCGACGCTGCAGGCGTGCCTCGAGGGCCGCCGCAACAACCTCGACTTCCTCCGCTTCGCGGCGGCGGCGGGCGTCATCCTCAGCCACGCCTTCCCGCTGGGCGAGGGCCGAGGCACGGTGGAGCCCCTGGACGTCTTCACCCGCGGCCAGCTCTCGCTGGGGCGGCTGTGCGTGGCGGTGTTCCTGGTCATCAGCGGCGTGCTCATCACCCGGAGCTGGGAGCGCACGCCGGACCTGGCGCGCTTCACCTGGGCGCGCGTGCTGCGCATCTTCCCGGGCCTCGGGGTGATGCTGGTGCTGACCACCCTGGTGCTCGGCCCGGCCTTCACCACGCTGCCGTTGCGCGACTACTTCACGGCGGCGGACACGCACCTGTACTGGCTGCGCAACTTCACTCTCGCCTTCCCGCAGTGGAACCTGCCCGGCGTCTTCGAGACCAACGTGTACTCGAATGCCGTCAACGGCTCGCTGTGGACGCTGAAGTACGAGGTGGGCTTCTACCTGCTGACGCTGGCGCTCGGGCTGGCGGGCCTGCTGCGCAAGGGCATGGTGGCCTTCGGCTGGGTGGGCGCGGCGGTGGCGCCGTTCGTCACCGGGCGGCTGGGCTTCTGGCCGGAGCTCTACCTGTACTTCGGCGGCGGCGTGGCGCTGTACCTGTGGCGCGACAAGGTGCGGATGAGCCCGTGGCTGGCGCTGGCGTGCACGGCGGGGTGGCTCGTCCTGGCGCGGCTCGGGTATGGCCGCATCGGCTCCGGCCTGTTCGGCGCGTACGTCGTGCTGTACCTCGCCTACCTTCCGGCGGGCGCGCTGGCGGGCTTCGGCCGCTGGGGTGACTTCTCGTATGGCGTCTACGTCTACGCCTTCCCCGTGCAGCAGGCCGTGAGCGCACTGTACGGCGCGAGCATGCCGTGGTGGCTCAACGCGGCGGTGTCCCTCCCCGTGGTGGTGGCGCTGTCCGCGCTGTCCTGGCACCTGGTGGAAAAGCCCGCGCTGAAGCTCAAGGACCGGCCGCCCGCGCTGCTCCAGCGACTCCAGCTCGGAGGCTCGCGCCGGCTCGCGGAACTTCAGGCCGCCGCGCCCCGGTCGCCGGGCTCGCACTGA
- a CDS encoding DUF2780 domain-containing protein, translating into MRGRGRFSLKGTFQADAGLVTRKEHGMDLIGQLSQQLGVNGTQAQGVAGSLLKLVQGTVKEKLGPDAANQLGSAIPEMDSWQQAAGAAAPSQGGGLMGALGGLVAGNDGGGGGGGGGGMGAMLGAIGGVATQAGEVAAVVSLLGRFNIDSSKASLVAPLLLNFLKSRLDPGLVGKILAVVPMLAGAGGGGGNTPGGGGLGGMLGGLLG; encoded by the coding sequence TTGCGTGGCCGGGGGCGATTCTCGCTAAAAGGCACCTTCCAGGCGGACGCAGGCCTCGTCACACGGAAGGAGCACGGGATGGACCTCATCGGACAGCTCTCGCAGCAGCTCGGAGTGAACGGTACGCAGGCGCAGGGGGTGGCGGGCTCGCTGCTGAAGCTGGTGCAGGGCACGGTGAAGGAGAAGCTGGGCCCGGACGCCGCGAACCAGCTGGGCAGCGCCATTCCGGAGATGGACTCCTGGCAGCAGGCCGCGGGCGCGGCGGCGCCCTCGCAGGGCGGCGGGTTGATGGGCGCCCTCGGTGGGCTCGTGGCGGGGAACGACGGCGGAGGCGGCGGAGGTGGCGGCGGCGGCATGGGCGCCATGCTGGGCGCCATCGGCGGCGTGGCGACGCAGGCCGGTGAGGTGGCCGCCGTCGTCTCGCTGCTGGGCCGCTTCAACATCGACTCGAGCAAGGCCTCGCTCGTGGCCCCGCTGCTCCTCAACTTCCTCAAGTCGCGGCTGGACCCGGGGCTCGTCGGGAAGATTCTCGCGGTGGTGCCCATGCTGGCCGGCGCGGGCGGCGGTGGCGGCAACACGCCGGGCGGCGGTGGCCTGGGCGGAATGCTCGGCGGACTGCTGGGCTGA
- a CDS encoding acyltransferase family protein → MSSPAQPTAPRRDGLDVMRALAILAVLAFHAPAVVHDALPMGLRVAFAHGWMGVDLFFVLSGYLVGRQVFSRHEGQGGWAELRTFWLKRWGRTLPLYYGVLAFYALKPWTFGTPFSGGGWHYVLFLQNFTGLSDFVQSWSLCVEEHFYLVLPLLAFGLRGRRWPAWVWCLPIAVSFTARWLTWRDLPEGLPLPQLPALLSWPTLHHLDGLAVGVFLAKTAPVWQRWAASWRAACGVLGAVVLAVTVGVCGPMLAGVGALWVFTGLSVGFGLLLVGTESMRLPAGPRWGIYQVAVLSYGAYLWHGSVVRVLERTHLSLGAWPLDLLAYLGATLAVAWVTYVAVEQPCLRWRDRLLERFEGRARDERLSPVPAGEGRQP, encoded by the coding sequence ATGTCCTCACCGGCTCAACCGACAGCTCCGCGCAGGGATGGCCTGGATGTGATGCGGGCCCTGGCCATCCTGGCGGTGCTCGCCTTCCATGCGCCGGCCGTCGTCCACGACGCGCTGCCCATGGGCCTGCGGGTGGCCTTCGCGCACGGGTGGATGGGGGTGGACCTGTTCTTCGTCCTCTCCGGCTACCTCGTGGGACGGCAGGTGTTCAGCCGGCACGAGGGGCAGGGTGGGTGGGCGGAGCTGCGCACCTTCTGGCTCAAGCGCTGGGGTCGCACGCTGCCGCTCTACTACGGGGTGCTCGCGTTCTATGCGCTCAAGCCGTGGACCTTCGGCACGCCCTTCTCCGGCGGGGGCTGGCACTACGTGCTCTTCCTCCAGAACTTCACCGGGCTGAGCGACTTCGTGCAGAGCTGGTCGCTCTGCGTGGAGGAGCACTTCTACCTGGTGCTCCCCCTGCTGGCCTTCGGACTGCGGGGAAGGCGATGGCCCGCCTGGGTGTGGTGCCTTCCCATCGCAGTGAGCTTCACCGCCCGCTGGCTGACCTGGAGGGACCTCCCCGAGGGTCTGCCGCTTCCACAACTCCCCGCGCTCCTCTCCTGGCCCACGCTGCACCACCTGGACGGGCTCGCGGTGGGCGTGTTCCTGGCGAAGACCGCGCCCGTCTGGCAGCGGTGGGCGGCCTCCTGGCGCGCGGCCTGTGGCGTCCTGGGCGCCGTCGTGCTGGCCGTCACCGTGGGCGTGTGCGGCCCCATGCTGGCGGGAGTGGGCGCGCTGTGGGTCTTCACGGGACTGTCGGTGGGCTTTGGCCTGCTGCTGGTGGGCACCGAGTCGATGCGGCTTCCCGCCGGGCCGCGCTGGGGCATCTACCAGGTGGCGGTGCTCTCCTATGGGGCGTACCTGTGGCACGGCTCCGTGGTGCGGGTCCTCGAGCGCACGCACCTCTCCCTGGGCGCATGGCCCCTGGACCTGCTCGCCTACCTGGGTGCCACGCTGGCGGTGGCCTGGGTGACGTATGTCGCGGTGGAGCAGCCTTGCCTGAGGTGGCGGGACCGGTTGCTGGAGCGCTTCGAGGGCCGCGCTCGGGACGAAAGACTGTCACCCGTGCCGGCCGGTGAAGGCCGCCAGCCGTGA
- a CDS encoding glycosyltransferase family 2 protein, translating into MPLFSIVIPTYNRARLLEETLASVFAQEETDYEVLVVDDGSTDDTLQTLARYGERVRVFQQRNAGPGAARNLGIQEAQGEYVVFLDSDDLWFPWTLATYRQVLREQGGPSVVMGTAASFARREELAGVTREPPKVVRFADYLASAEDRTPRTACVVAVRTDALRRVGGFTPLRINGEDYDLLYRLGTEPGFAWVRAPVTVGYRQHGGSSSSALELSYQGTLYQLEQERQGLYPGGAARRRERLEMLLYNLRHVSQWLLSLRRVDLALALYRRGLPFHLAAPRWRYVLGFPPWAVATTVRQRVSKQ; encoded by the coding sequence ATGCCGCTCTTCTCCATCGTCATCCCCACGTACAACCGGGCGCGGCTGCTGGAGGAGACGCTCGCGTCCGTGTTCGCGCAGGAGGAGACCGACTACGAGGTGCTCGTGGTGGACGACGGGTCCACCGACGACACGCTCCAGACGCTGGCCCGGTATGGCGAGCGGGTGCGCGTGTTCCAGCAGCGCAACGCGGGCCCGGGCGCGGCACGCAACCTGGGCATCCAGGAGGCCCAGGGCGAGTACGTCGTCTTCCTCGACAGTGACGACCTGTGGTTCCCGTGGACGCTGGCCACGTACCGGCAGGTGCTGCGCGAGCAGGGCGGGCCCTCGGTGGTGATGGGCACGGCGGCGTCCTTCGCGCGGCGCGAGGAACTGGCCGGGGTGACGCGCGAGCCTCCGAAGGTGGTGCGCTTCGCGGACTACCTGGCGAGCGCGGAGGACCGGACGCCGCGCACGGCCTGCGTGGTGGCGGTGCGCACGGACGCGCTGCGGCGGGTGGGCGGCTTCACCCCGCTGCGCATCAACGGCGAGGACTACGACTTGCTCTACCGGCTGGGCACGGAGCCTGGCTTCGCGTGGGTGCGCGCGCCGGTGACGGTGGGCTACCGCCAGCACGGGGGCTCGTCGTCCAGCGCGCTGGAGCTGAGCTACCAGGGCACGCTGTACCAGTTGGAGCAGGAGCGGCAGGGGCTCTACCCGGGAGGTGCCGCCCGCAGGCGCGAGCGGCTGGAGATGCTCCTCTACAACCTCCGCCACGTGTCGCAGTGGCTGCTGTCGCTGCGGCGGGTGGACCTGGCGCTGGCGCTGTATCGGCGCGGGCTGCCCTTCCACCTGGCCGCTCCGCGCTGGCGCTACGTGCTGGGCTTCCCGCCGTGGGCGGTGGCCACCACCGTGCGCCAGCGCGTATCGAAGCAGTGA
- a CDS encoding oligosaccharide flippase family protein, with protein MTVTAVPEVSTGEVKARALKGMFVLAARTVASQGLRVVSALFLSRLLFPSDYGLFGIVSYAASLGVFLGDLGLSAALVRQPHEPTRDETFTIFWCHQALTAVIVAAVCALAPRLTEGYALGEGAVPMVCALALGLFLSSLRVIPLMALERKLAFPVIARAELIENVVQVITTISLAALGFGAWALALGGLVRGAVGLVLVWWASPWRPHGAFRLDVLKRLLSFGLAFQLPPLVAAMVAGWVPLVVGGILGKEAVGLVNWAWALASTPMMLSIVLNRVAFPAYCRMQEDPAGFAEYLRTSLRRLSAVLLVAIPCVVLVLPVAVPLFFGERWVPAVGLVQWFSLECVLTTLTGLLATAQNAGGRPWERLAVVVGVGAAKWGVGTWAIQRFGLAAIGPVGVLVGLAELWVTAWLVARLNPALRGLVSQVVEPFVTVGLLLAGACAAVLSLPGAGNWMRALVGAVLFAGLVLARERLPGTLSLLGELKGILGFVRARRAERSAPVSPAS; from the coding sequence ATGACAGTGACAGCGGTACCCGAGGTGAGCACTGGAGAGGTGAAGGCGCGTGCCCTGAAGGGCATGTTCGTGCTGGCCGCGCGCACCGTGGCCTCGCAGGGGCTGCGGGTGGTGAGCGCGCTGTTCCTGTCCCGGCTCCTCTTCCCCTCGGACTACGGCCTGTTCGGCATCGTGTCCTATGCGGCGTCGCTGGGCGTGTTCCTCGGGGACCTGGGCCTGAGCGCCGCGCTGGTGCGCCAGCCGCACGAGCCCACCCGCGATGAGACGTTCACCATCTTCTGGTGCCACCAGGCGCTCACCGCCGTCATCGTCGCCGCCGTCTGCGCGCTCGCACCCCGGCTCACGGAGGGCTACGCCCTGGGCGAGGGCGCGGTGCCCATGGTGTGCGCCCTGGCGCTGGGGCTGTTCCTGTCCTCGCTGCGGGTGATTCCGCTGATGGCGCTGGAGCGCAAGCTCGCGTTCCCCGTCATCGCCCGCGCGGAGTTGATTGAGAACGTGGTGCAGGTCATCACCACCATCTCCCTGGCGGCGCTCGGCTTCGGCGCGTGGGCGCTGGCGCTGGGCGGTCTGGTGCGCGGGGCGGTGGGGCTGGTACTGGTCTGGTGGGCCTCGCCGTGGCGGCCGCACGGCGCCTTCCGGCTGGACGTGCTCAAGCGGCTGTTGAGCTTCGGGCTGGCGTTCCAGCTCCCGCCGCTGGTGGCGGCAATGGTGGCCGGCTGGGTGCCGCTGGTGGTGGGCGGAATCCTCGGCAAGGAGGCGGTGGGCCTGGTGAACTGGGCCTGGGCGCTGGCCTCCACGCCGATGATGCTCAGCATCGTCCTCAACCGCGTGGCCTTCCCCGCCTACTGCCGCATGCAGGAGGACCCGGCCGGCTTCGCGGAGTACCTGCGCACGTCGCTGCGCCGGCTGTCCGCGGTGCTGCTGGTGGCCATTCCCTGCGTGGTGCTGGTGCTGCCGGTGGCGGTGCCGCTGTTCTTCGGCGAGCGCTGGGTGCCCGCGGTGGGGCTGGTGCAGTGGTTCAGCCTGGAGTGCGTGCTCACCACGCTGACGGGCCTGCTGGCCACGGCGCAGAACGCGGGCGGGCGCCCGTGGGAGCGGCTGGCCGTCGTGGTGGGCGTGGGCGCGGCGAAGTGGGGCGTGGGGACGTGGGCCATCCAGCGCTTCGGGTTGGCGGCCATCGGGCCCGTGGGCGTGCTGGTGGGACTGGCGGAGCTGTGGGTGACGGCGTGGTTGGTGGCGCGCCTCAACCCGGCCCTGCGCGGGCTGGTGTCGCAGGTGGTGGAGCCCTTCGTCACGGTGGGGCTGCTGCTGGCGGGCGCGTGCGCGGCGGTGCTGTCCCTGCCGGGCGCTGGCAACTGGATGAGGGCGTTGGTGGGGGCGGTGCTGTTCGCGGGGCTGGTGCTGGCGCGCGAGCGGTTGCCGGGGACGCTGTCGCTCCTCGGCGAGCTGAAGGGCATCCTGGGATTCGTCCGGGCTCGGCGGGCCGAGCGGTCCGCTCCGGTGAGCCCGGCTTCGTGA